The nucleotide window TTCCACTTGTTTACTCTTTGACTCGACACCAGAGTTGCAAACTCTCCGCTCTACTCTCTTAAGTCTCTCGATAAGCGGAATGGGACAACTTGATAAGCAATCATCGTTCTTGAACTCTAAAAGTAGTTGCCATGGGAATTCCGGCGCAACCACTACCAAGTGGATAGATATCACATAACCCGGGGCGCCCCTAATCAGAGACCTCACTTTCCGATACGTCGGATGGAGAAAACGACAAGCAAAGCTTTAATGAGTattaagtttcattttcatttcattcacaaaCAGACACAAAGGCAAACACCACGCTATTTTGCATTTATTCAAATTTCACAACATTTTCTAATTGTCatttttaacaaagaaaattaacataGCTTCGCTAGCAACTCATTAATAAGCACTTGAAATTCCTGACCATATCTTTCGGTTTCtttgaaacgttttgtttcgTTCGCGTTCTGCGTTAGTAGGAAGCCTCGCAAGTGGGTATCACTTGCAAGAATATCAAGTGCAAGTAACTTTTGGCGTGTAATCCATTCTGAATGCCACTGCGAACTGAGGGTATCGCGCGCGACGTGCTCGCGCAATACTTTACTGCTCAATCTTGAACCCAGATCTCCTTTGAGTCAGATGTTGTGCACTCCCACATTCAGTAGTCTAACTACCTAAACATACGTTTGCCAACTGAAACAGGCATTTATCAATTTACAAATTCAGTTAAATGCCAGACAGCCTTTTGTTGCAGTTGTGCCTTCACGCATGCTATAAATGACTTTCTTACGTTCTTGTTTTACCATGGTTACTTACTATTTGTAAACAACAAGCTTCAGTTTTGCAGTGATGGTACATTTTAGTATTTGTTGATTTATTGAAAGATGAGCTACATCAATTCTGACAAATTTTCCTCTAGAAAACTTGGGAAAAATTCTCTCTCTAGGAATTGAACCACTGATCTTGAAATGGCTACTCCGATGAACTGTAAGAGACTCATGGGAACGAGGCCATTAAACTAGGGGTGCTCACCATTTCCCAGAACTGGGCGACTGGATCAGCCAGTTCACAAATGCAACAGGTCAGTTCTGTCAAACTGAGAGATGTCGCCAAACTGACCCTACCCTGGAAGGATGACAAGTTTGATCTCAAGCAGCTCCCTCAGTTCAGCAAAACTGACACATTCTATTTGTGAACTGGCTGATCCTGCCCACCAGTTGTGACAAGGGACAATTACCTAGATCCATGGGACAATAATTTTTCTGCtctaaaagaacaagaaaagacTGGAATTATTGTGATATGTGCTTTCTTTCCAAAGCTCATTCAAggcaacttcagaataccccGCCACCCACAACCTCCTTAACAAAGGATGTAAAATTTCAATGAAGGTAAAAGGCCATTTCCAATTTCCCCTcaatctctctttcaaagcgagtctaagtgcgaaatttttgttatgttaaTTAGTTCcaataatttcaatatgaataaaaaccgattttcataacaaagacgtcgcacttagcctcgctttgaaacggaggctgaggtgaactcggaaatggcctatagGTATAATTCTTGTTAATAACACTTTGATTTTTTCCAAGTTTGCCTGAGATGAATCAGATCTCAACAAGTTTCAGTTAAGTTGGTCAATGGTAGAGCATTCATACCAATTCCAAATACATCATCTGTTTAATATTGAAGAGTAAAATTTTGTAATTATGTATAAATGCAAAAAGTCAgtcacttttgagcacaaatgaccGAACATCCAAAATGTCAGTAAGGACATATTTGtccggagcccttcaattattgttattaaacaAATCTTCCCtgtacaaaataaaatttaccaacataaataattattcagcATGAAGTGACTGTTCATCCTTTTTTGAGATAAATATCTATCACTGTTTCATGACATTCCCGCAGGTTGAAGTCACAATATCCAATGGAAAATTTCCCATCTGGTGGCTTAAAGTAATCAAGTCCTCTGCCAATTTTGATTGTCCATCCATTACTAAATCTGATTTCACGGTCATGAAGGGTGGAAGAGTATTCAACAATGAGTGTTATATTGTACTTCTTTAAACTGTTTTTTAATCCTTGTAGCCGCTTTGCCTGGTTGGTTTGGCTTTCTGGATCTTCATCTTTTGCTGTAGAAaagaatcattttcttttaggAATATTGTAACAAAAAGCTTTTCCCCTTTATTATTTAAGAGTTAGAGACTGTAGTGagtgctttactgagaaataaactgcacacATGTTTATATATAATTAACAAGATCTTTTGAATACTGACGAGGACGTAGGCCGAGTTCAGGTATGAATTATATCTTGTTAATTATATATTGACAcaagtgcagtttatttctcagtaaagcacaAACGAAAAGTCTCTAACtcatttaatattcaatctgagttcactataaggcagcaagattttctgcactcaaatcgtctagattttcgcttggaaAGTTGTTTGGAAGCCAttcttgaatgagaaaaaattagaTTAGAGATACAGAATTTATAACCAAAACTTGGATAAAAATTTGGACTGTTTCACTATGGATTGAGAGCTGAAGCAGCTGGAGTGCGTTATAGCTTTTTGATAACCGTACTCAAACTCTGCGGTATCGACACACAAAGAGTAGTCATGTGGCCGATTTCAACCAATCGCACCTGTGGATTTTTTCAGTGAACGAAGACTGAATATTGATAAATGATAAAGTGTATGTAAAGCTTAGAGCTCAAGGCTTCAACTTGTGTCACACGTGCCTAACTTGTTTTTCCCTTCAGTCCTCCACCCACCCCTCTCATATAGTTTGTAAAAACTTTCCTAGCTTGTTTCCTTCTCTAGTTGTGAACTGAACGTGGCTTATCTGTGACGAATAAGGCCAAGTTTTTACTTACTTGTAAGTAGCCGGATCTCACGTACTGTCTTACTGCTAACAAGCATCTCGCAAAAACGAAGAAAATTGTAAATCTGGTGAACGTTTCGAATGTATGGGTCTTCAACAACTACTTCCGTGACGTTTCCTTCCAAGTATTTCCCAAAGACTCGGCGATAACTATATCCGATCGCTGCATCCTTGATGTGGATTTTCTCGTGAAAAGTTCCCTGTTCTTTCTGCTCTGAAACCAATTTCTTCAGCTTTTCTGCGCGCTCAATGTATGACTCCATCTTATCTCGATAGTGCGTTTTGGTCGAATCatctttggtgttttttagaaCATTCATTAACAGTGCAAGACCTTCTTGATAGCAAACCAACGCTTCAGAATAGCTCTGTAAATGATCAAGCTCAACAGCCCGTTTTAAAACGCTTATTGCCGCCTCTACACTCATCTTTCTCTTTGATTTTGGACCATGGGCTTCTGTCACGTTGTCACGAAagaatagggactttaagcaccgatgacggcgacggcaacggcGACGTGGGTACCGAGCGGAAAGACTGGGGAGAAAACGCCGTTGTGGCGCGAATTCTGAACATTAAGCACTTGCCAAATCTTCAGACGTGACGGCAAATTGTTTGCAGACTGAATAACTGTCTTTTTCTCATCATGCCTTCTTTAAAAATGGCTAGAAATCACCTTCTCATAAGCCATTACGAAGGGATTGTAGATGACGAAGAATTTCTTCTGTTATACGACATCAACACATCACCAAATCTTGATTTACCGTACGATTTGTATGAGCGTTTTGACTTTGATGGTCTGGACGACGACGAATGCCTTTCGGAATTTCGTTTCCGTATTAAAGCACGATCTGCCTTTGCTCGCTGAAGTACTTCAGATTCCGGACAAAATAACATTACACCAAAGAAGTGTTTGCTCTGGTCTGGAGGCCCTTTGACTGTCTTTTTTTTGAGCAACAAAGATGTCATAGCAATTTCCATCTATTGTTATTCAGGGGCAGTGAAGGTAAAGGACtgttaaaaaaacattacaccaccataattataattattttactcaCATGAGTGCATTTAGTTCTGACTCGTTCAGTTGACGCTGGAAAATGATAGGGATGAAATTTAGTTAGACAATAGACAACATGCTCTGAATGGGCGCCGGGTTTTTCTTTCCATGAaactttgaacaaaatacttttaatatatgaaataaaatatttcaacaacaacaacaacaacatgagtGGTCGAAATCAGGCACAGGGCTCATCTAAGCATATTCCAAGTTTATCTAAGACTTTTGCTGTAATTACACAACTTTAACCGTGACCTTGCGGTATAATCAGGTATCCTTAACATTTAGAAGCAAACGCTGGAGACCAGGCAAAGGATCGCGAACTTCGAACGAAACAACACAATCTCCATCGCTTCAGTCTCATTCACTTTCGAGAAGCCAAAATCGTGGTTAAGCAACAATcactgaaaacaagaacacCTCTTAACTATCCTTCGACTTCATGGAGGTcatttgattttcaaaacaccAACATATTCAAAAACAGGCCGAAAAAATGAGTTCTTTGCTACTCACGTTTTCACACAACGGCAAATTCCCTCTCTTCACGTTGCTACATGACGGCTACCTGAGGGCATTTTCGCGCCAGACATGCGCGTTTGGTAGTTTGGGTTTTCCCAGTAGCCTctcccgtcgccgtcgccgttgccgtcatcggtgcttaaagtccctaatttGTGTAAACCAATCACGTCTCGCTTGTGAAATGAGGGCTTTGGACTCCACTTCTCCCTGATTACAAATGGCAAATGTGGACAAGAGGAGGAAGCGCATTTCCATCTGTACCTGAAAATAAAGAGAGGTATTCGGACAAGGTGCTTAAACATATGGGGCTGGCATTACGAGAGATTCTGACTCCCATTTTGTTGCAGTCCTAAATAAAGCACCTCTAAAATGCGGCTCTTGGACCCTTGGAGGTCTGGGCAGGTGTAGATCGTAGATCGATGCATGGGGCAGATGACAAGATGGCGGATTCAGTAAGGGAGAGGAAAAAGTCGAAGAAACCATCAAGTAAGTGCTCAACTAGCTTGTTGACGTATTATTTTAATAGCCGACAAGTAGCTTAACCTTTTGATTTTTATACTTCAGATTCCAACTTCAAACAGCAGAGGTTAAGAGCATGGCAACCGATTCTGACAGCCTCAACGGCATTGCCTCTGTTTTTCGTTATTGGCGTTGTGTTTATTCCAATCGGAGCGGTTCTTTTGGTAGCGTCTGACAAAGTGAGTGTCGTTACTTTActaaacattgattttatgtaAGGAGGGTAGATTTTGAAAAGTAGCAGGAAAAAATTGTCGAAAAGAAACGATCTTGATTACAATTGCGatgtgtatatatttttttctctcctcCGGGAGTTCCGGGTGTAGGATTGTTGATTCTGAGTTATGCATCTTTTTCTcgtgaatttattttttggtgcAAACGTCTTTGCTTTATTGAAGAGAAGAGAAGGaataaattgtgatatttaAGTTGTAATCGCCATTTTTTATAGAATAGGGTTTCGATTTCTAGTTTACCCAAAACATTGGCCATCAAGAAAGCGGATACTCCCTTACTGATAGAAAAGTACAGGTCGCTTTGGTGTGGGCTTAAGTTTGCCTAAATTTCATATATAGCCACACTTTTTATGCTTCCACACATTAATTTAGAAACTCAGAAGCAGATTTAGCATCCACCTGGGTAAGAACATTGCAATTTGGACTTACAGTGTATGCATGTATATTGCATATTTATCAggcatataaaaataaaattcaaataaaaatacctAGATAATAACATAAATACCTATATACCTATGTAATttacaaactttaaaaattgtaaaaaaccAAAATTATGTGTTCACAATAAACACTATTTACaatatgtgaataatttaaaaataggaaaaagacaattaagtattactaaagaaaaaactaatcAAAAATGTAAATCTAAAATTATGAATACAAATGTAGACCAGCCACAGCAAGAGTGAAGTCTTCTGAGACCTCACGTGATTTGAAAGGAttgcatattaattttattcctttGGCAGGTGCAAGAACAGAAAATTGAATACACCCAATGTAAAAATACAGATGGGAAACAATGTGACAAGTTCTTTGATAATGTCACCAACACTGGAAAGACTTGTTTCTGTACAGTAAAGTTTAATTTGTCTGAGGAGTTTAAAGGTCCTGTGTTCATGTACTATGGATTATCAAACTTTTACCAGGTTAGTCACTATTAACCTCATCTAAACACTTGCGGATtcaagacagttatgcaaacgtGAGATGCAGTCGGGTTTATATAACTGgagaattcttccaactccaCAACTGTTTTGATGAGGCTATTTAAACATGGAAAAAAGTCCTctgttgcttttataaaatatttattgaaaatagtttGACAAGGgaaggaaaatgctgtttatttacttcttgatcGAAATATAGTTTTTGATACACGCGCATATTTCCTACCTGCCAATCAAAAGGGGCATCTGACAacacataaccaatcaaaattcatgtGATGTCACAACTTTGTTTACATACTGTCATCTAAACACACAATGAGAGAGCACGTTTaatgctaataattattttatcaatCATAACCATTGCAAATTTCTCAagtttgattggtgcattagctgctttatttttcactaattattattgtgtgggATTAAAATTGAACAGTTGACTGTAATCAGATACCTGAAATGGGACAAttacatcagccaatcaaattaaGTGCACTCAGTTTAattaatccaccaatcacatatcacaataaccatagcaacaaccaCTTACCCTACCAAACtggggattttccaaaatggatgaatttgtaaCTTTAGACAGTGACTCTGCCAGTATTTGGTATTCAAAgctcttttacaaaaaaaaagaatgcattCTCAAAAATTGTAATAGGTTTTGAAAATGTATTACACAATACCATTGAAAATACCATGAGGCAAATTTTCGGGGAAGTTTATTTTTctgaatttcacaaaattttcTCGCGATTCACTAAAATTAAATCTTGCTAAGATTGCCTCCTGCAAAAAAGAAATCTGGGAAAATTTACTCCATTTCTACATATTACTGAATTTCAATTAAATTGACTTCAAACAATATCACAGccattttctttgcaatttaaTCAATATGAACAGTGTTTATGGTCGCTGTGTAGATGTTGCAGGTCATTTTGATCCTAAGGTTAATCCATTAATTTTCCAAACCAGGTCAGTTTGTttcaacctaggtcaacttgtttcaacccaGGTCAGTTTGtagcaggtacaaaacacagatcACCGGTTGTTGTTCTACCAATTCATAAACAACCTTAACCATTTACGAGTACTAACATTAAGCcttaaaacttttgtttaggcccTCTtcggcctaaggttagctttaatgaTTGTTTAGGTtagtttctgtattggtaaaacaatgacctgtgacctgtgattTGTAACAGTGCCCCAAGCTGACCtgggttgaaacaaattgacttaagatgaaacaaattgaccttaAGGTTCAATCTGACCTGCAACATAGATTTACAACTCTAGAGGAGACTATGTACTGAAAAACAACATTTATGGCTGCAGTACATGAAAACTGTATGAACATGTCTAATATGTTGTCTGATGGGAGACCATTCTCAGTGGCATTCGTGATGCTGCATTTATGCCTTCCACTAAGAATGATGGAGAGGTTGCTGTTCAGGTAGATGAAGAAATCGGGCAGCCATTTCAAGGTTTTCTTGAGCATGAAGGGAATCCCCATGTCcaaaatgttaagaaaacaTGAAACCCCTTGTTGCTATTAAATTTTTGAATGTACCAGTGCTTAAAAAATACTGGACAGAAACTTGCCTATGATCCACGAAAATTTGCTCCCAACATTAAAATCTGAAAtccaaatttgagaaaatttctTCCAGGGAAAgacacaaaataattattgtcaatcCGCAAAATTAAACTCCTGCAAAAATTTCATGCCACATGGTAATCTCTGATTACTTAATGGATATTTGAACGTTGAGTCTGAATGTCTTCGTGATCCTCACAACTCAGATGTGTAACTTTTATGTAAATGCTTTGCCCTATGCAGAACCATAGACGCTATGTGAGGTCACGAGATGATCTTCAACTCAATGGACAGCTGGATGAAAAAAAAGTGTCTACTGACTGTGAACCATTTGCCAAATTTAACAAGAGTCCCATTGCCCCTTGTGGTGCTATTGCCAACAGTCTTTTTAATGGTAAGTTGCTTTCCTTTTGTAATTGAGGAGGTGTCCTTTTCATTATTATTGAGCTTAGAGACGCACAAACTAGCTTGAGATGCCaacattgttttttgaaaaaagtgttttgtGACGTCAACTTTAATATTGAGAGTAGCTAGCTTTATGAACTTGCTTGGCTTGTTGGAAATAATATGAGGGTGATAaggctgaaaaagaagagaatAGTCACTCTGGGAGATAGAAGGTACCTGCATCAAATATTACCAAGAACATTCTGGGTTTTTTGGAAATGAAAGAGAATTTTCAGTTCTATCCAAACTATGCTGAATACAGGGTactaataattttaattccaaAGTGTAATACTTACATTTAACGTTGTGATGTATGCTTCAGACAGTTTTACGGTAACATGGCTGAAGGAGCCATCAAAATCAGTCATGGTTGGCCTCACATACAAGGATATTGCATGGAAATCAGACAGAGAAGTAAAGTTTAAAAATCCCGATGGGAACTTGGAAAAAGCTTTCAAGGGTTATGCTAAACCACCCAATTGGCCACGACCTGTCTACCAGCTAGATGTCAACGACTCCAGCAACAATGGCTTCCAGAATCAAGACTTTATTGTTTGGATGCGAACTGCTGCATTTTCAAAGTTCCGTAAGCTGTATCGTAAGATTATTCCCACTGGGGATTTTGAATCTGGTCTGCCACAGGGTACTTATGAACTTAAAATCAAATACAGTATCCTTTGAAATTTTATGAAATTAATCTTCCTAATAAACTCAGGATAGATTAAGCCACAAGAGTTACTACatgttattataataattattgttattactattattagtagtatttatttagttatttttttcatgaacTTCCCTGCTGCAGTGGATTATGAATTAAACTCATCAACAATAGATAAGCTTGGTGAATGGTGCCTAGAAAGGAGAGTGAGGCCACAAATCAAACCAAGCCCAATGTGTAGGGTATCCATGACAACCCTGTGAGTGGCAGCCACCCACctggcaccgtcacactgacAAGTCAGTGAAAACGCAAATACTTACCACATACTTACCAAAGCAAGAGGGAGGGGTGGGCCGGGCCAGAAATAAAATCACAGTGCAAGTTATCTGACAGGAATAACGAAACGGAAATCACTTGCCATCCGAGGCCGAGCTGTGAGCCATGTGGTGTGGGCTGCACAAAACTCCCGGCCAGCCCGCACCAGAACCCTGGGAGATACGGCTGACCAGTGTTGTCTTGCGTTTAACTTAGCCAAAATTGACATTTAGCAACATGAAAGATACATATTCAAATACacatatatatctatatacagAACTTGAATTGTAACCCTGTGTAAGATCGTTCTCAACCTCCTACTTTATAACTTGATCAATGTGAAGGGGAGGTTGTTTACAATAGCAATAAGTAACAAagcttaattttttattatctgtGCAAGCATGTCAATAATGAGAAATCAGACAAAccttacaaaaataataatgtaaatgTTCCCTATGAAAGGGGTTAATCAAGTAGAGAAAAATACATGGGGTGGGAAGAGATGCAGAATTTTGTTCAAGTGTTTGACTCGATATTGAGTTAAATGCAAGAAGAGATAAATTCTAAATCACCCAACAACCATGTATTATGGGCCCAAGGGcaattaagaattaatttcacgagtattttcaaagttttcccaaAATTGCCCGAATCGTGAAGCCACGAGAGCAATTTTggaaaaactttgaaaaatataagtgaaattaatccttaattgcctgaGGGCACTTGcaattacttgtttatcacataaagtgcaaaatttttgggAATTGCATTCGCGCATGATGTCCATGCGATGAAGCCCTTTCAATGCTGCCACAAATGTCAAAACCAGCATAACTGACGGATAGATTCAATGAACATTTTATTCTCAAAATACagtttcatcagttttttttttccaaaataaatAAAGGGATAACACTTATTGCCTGAACAATGGTCAGAACCTTGTTTGATTCACTGTTGTTTCTCAAACCTGATTATTCAGCACCAGGGTTGGGAGGAGTCTGAAAGGACATACTTGTGGCATCGAATAAAACTTTGATGTAATCAATTGTATGTTCAAACTGTTTGATCCTGGAAGGTGATGGTTTCATTATTTTGATAATTTTGCAGTTATGAAATGATATTTAAACTTAGCAGAAATGTTGTAGTGTTATCAAAATAATGTGTAGCTTTCATTGGAGCATAGGtaaatattaaaatttaatgtttttccTTTAACTTAGCTTATTAGATTTCCCTGTTTCTGCCTTTGGTGGAAAGAAGTGGGTTATTTTCAGTACTACCT belongs to Acropora muricata isolate sample 2 chromosome 9, ASM3666990v1, whole genome shotgun sequence and includes:
- the LOC136928060 gene encoding cell cycle control protein 50A-like isoform X2, which encodes MHGADDKMADSVRERKKSKKPSNSNFKQQRLRAWQPILTASTALPLFFVIGVVFIPIGAVLLVASDKVQEQKIEYTQCKNTDGKQCDKFFDNVTNTGKTCFCTVKFNLSEEFKGPVFMYYGLSNFYQNHRRYVRSRDDLQLNGQLDEKKVSTDCEPFAKFNKSPIAPCGAIANSLFNDSFTVTWLKEPSKSVMVGLTYKDIAWKSDREVKFKNPDGNLEKAFKGYAKPPNWPRPVYQLDVNDSSNNGFQNQDFIVWMRTAAFSKFRKLYRKIIPTGDFESGLPQGTYELKIKYNFPVSAFGGKKWVIFSTTSWIGGKNPFLGIAYITVGVLCLVLGLSFLVIHRKFGKRTRSIQSFRQ
- the LOC136928062 gene encoding MIT domain-containing protein 1-like; the protein is MSVEAAISVLKRAVELDHLQSYSEALVCYQEGLALLMNVLKNTKDDSTKTHYRDKMESYIERAEKLKKLVSEQKEQGTFHEKIHIKDAAIGYSYRRVFGKYLEGNVTEVVVEDPYIRNVHQIYNFLRFCEMLVSSKTVREIRLLTTKDEDPESQTNQAKRLQGLKNSLKKYNITLIVEYSSTLHDREIRFSNGWTIKIGRGLDYFKPPDGKFSIGYCDFNLRECHETVIDIYLKKG
- the LOC136928060 gene encoding cell cycle control protein 50A-like isoform X1 — encoded protein: MHGADDKMADSVRERKKSKKPSNSNFKQQRLRAWQPILTASTALPLFFVIGVVFIPIGAVLLVASDKVQEQKIEYTQCKNTDGKQCDKFFDNVTNTGKTCFCTVKFNLSEEFKGPVFMYYGLSNFYQNHRRYVRSRDDLQLNGQLDEKKVSTDCEPFAKFNKSPIAPCGAIANSLFNDSFTVTWLKEPSKSVMVGLTYKDIAWKSDREVKFKNPDGNLEKAFKGYAKPPNWPRPVYQLDVNDSSNNGFQNQDFIVWMRTAAFSKFRKLYRKIIPTGDFESGLPQGTYELKIKYNFPVSAFGGKKWVIFSTTSWIGGKNPFLGIAYITVGVLCLVLGLSFLVIHRKFGKRDYSNTDHGFQMREMRN